In Gasterosteus aculeatus chromosome 15, fGasAcu3.hap1.1, whole genome shotgun sequence, a single genomic region encodes these proteins:
- the otofb gene encoding otoferlin b isoform X1: MEPSSGRPVDYQISVTVVEARQLIGLNMDPMVCVEIGEDKKYTSMKESTNCPYYNEYFVFDFHVPPDVMFDKILKLSVIHSKNLLRSGTLVGTFKLDVGTIYSQPEHQFYHKWALLSDPEDISAGCKGYVKCDVAVVAKGDTIKTPHKANESEEDDIEGNLLIPEGVPAERQWARYYLKIYRAEGLPRMNTSIMANVKKAFIGENKDLVDPYVQVQFAGQRGKTSVQKSCYEPIWNEQIVFTEMFPPLCKRMKIQLRDSDKVNDVAIGTHFLDLRTISNDGDKGFLPTLGPAWVNMYGSTRTYTLMDEYQELNEGLGEGVSFRARLLICLGVEILDPSSPDISNSTDVQLEGIPNISETATGKVEEFFLFGSFLEATMIDRKIGDKPINFEVTIGYYGNEMDGAARPKTKGKKGGGDGGEEETELIHNSSEEETDEDGDLTSVATTPPMKPVITDRNYFHLPYFERKPCVYIKSWWQDQRRRLFNANIIDNVADKLEDGLNDVQEIIKTEKTYPERRLRGVLEELSHGCSQFLSLANQDQNLSGRTKLDRERLKLCMSEVESIGQQAKAMRTQVKKSTVRDKIKLAQNFLTRLRFLADEPQHSVPDVFIWMISNGKRIAYARVPSKDILYSAIREETGKDCGKVKTIFLRIPGKKGFGPAGWTVQSKIEIYLWLGLTRQRKDYLRGLPNGFEENKLSKGPGMPCSPPISLTYMMKQIFQLRVHMYQARSLFAADSTGLSDPFARVFFSTQSQVTEILAETLCPTWDQLLVFENVELFGEATELRDDPPIIVIEIYDQDTVGKAEFMGRTFAKPVVKMADEHYGPPRFPPQLEYYQIYRGNCTAGEMLAAFELLQIGPNGKADLPPIDGPTDVDRGPILPVPLGIRPVLSKYRIEVLFWGLRDLKRVNLAQVDRPRVDIECAGKGVQSALIPNYKKNPNFSTLVKWFEVDLPENELLHPPLNIRVVDCRAFGRYTLVGSIAVPSLRKFIYRATDKQANNFSTTGEIIVVGLEPEPGFKKMDTVVKLDSGSDAVVKVEDDDKDGKGKKKKRKKGDEIEEEELDESMLDWWSKYFASIETLTEALKAQEAALSDSEDRDDMDIADGGEIKPDDSPVKGPKRGKGKKDKKKHTIDPFEKKKPKLDELKVYSKELESEYDNFEDWLHSFNLFRGKGGDEDDQNVTDEDRIVGKFKGSLCMYKVSDEMQRDVSFESTMGMFQNIPHNDPINVLVRIYVIRATDLHPADINGKADPYIAIKLGKTEIKDKENYISKQLNPLFGKSFDVEATFPMDSTLTVSIYDWDLVGTDDLIGETKLDLENRYYSKHRATCGITCNYAIHGYNVWRDPMKPTQILAKLCKEGKLDGPHYGPGGRVKVENRVFMAPTEIEDDNGLKRQTDEHLALTVLKHWEEIPRVGCKLVPEHVETRPLLHPDKPGIEQGRIEMWVDMFPKDMTAPGPPLDISPRKPKKFELRVIIWNTDEVVLEDDDIFTGEKSSDIFVRGWLKGQQEDKQDTDVHYHSITGEGNFNWRFVYPFDYLMAEEKIVISKKESMFAWDETEYKIPARLNLQVWDADHFSADDFLGAIELDLNRFPRGAKSAKQCSIEMVTNEGEMPTVSIFKQKRIKGWWPFVARNEDDEFELTGKVEAELHLLTGEEAERSPVGEGRNEPEPLEKPNRPDIALLWFLIPFKAAKNLICNQYRWLTIKIVTALLLLAILALFLYNMPGYMVKKMLGA; encoded by the exons ATGGAGCCCAGTTCTGGAAGACCAGTAGATTACCAA ATCAGTGTGACAGTGGTTGAAGCCAGGCAGCTGATTGGGCTGAATATGGATCCAATGGTCTGTgtggagattggagaagataaAAAGTACACCTCAATGAAAGAATCGACCAACTGCCCCTACTACAACGAA TATTTCGTGTTCGACTTCCACGTCCCTCCAGATGTTATGTTCGACAAAATCCTGAAGTTGTCT GTAATTCACTCCAAAAATCTTCTGCGTAGTGGAACACTGGTTGGAACTTTTAAACTGGATGTTGGCACAATCTACTCCCAGCCTG AACATCAGTTCTACCACAAGTGGGCTTTGTTGTCCGACCCCGAGGACATCTCAGCGGGTTGCAAAGGCTACGTTAAGTGTGATGTTGCAGTTGTGGCCAAAGGAGACACCATAAAGACTCCGCACAAGGCCAATGAATCCGAGGAGGATGACATAGAGGG CAATCTCCTGATACCGGAGGGGGTGCCTGCGGAGCGACAATGGGCCCGTTACTACCTGAAGATTTACAGAGCTGAGGGCCTCCCCAGAATGAACACCAGCATCATGGCCAACGTCAAAAAGGCCTTCATCGGAGAGAATAAGGACCTGGTTGATCCTTATGTCCAAGTGCAGTTTGCTGGGCAGAGA GGGAAAACGTCAGTTCAAAAGAGCTGCTATGAGCCCATCTGGAACGAGCAAATTGTTTTCACCGAGATGTTTCCGCCGCTCTGCAAGCGAATGAAGATCCAGCTGCGCGACTCGGACAAAGTGAACGATGTCGCCATAGGAACACACTTCTTAGACCTACGGACCATTTCCAATGATGGCGACAAAG GCTTTCTCCCCACGCTGGGGCCCGCCTGGGTCAACATGTACGGCTCCACGCGTACCTACACCCTGATGGACGAGTACCAGGAGTTGAACGAGGGGCTCGGAGAGGGCGTGTCCTTCAGGGCCCGTCTGCTCATCTGCCTGGGTGTGGAGATCCTGGACCCCTCCTCGCCTGACATTTCCAACTCCACCGATGTGCAGTTGGAGGGAATACCCAACATCTCAGAG ACTGCAACCGGGAAGGTTGAGGAGTTTTTCCTCTTTGGCTCTTTCCTGGAGGCCACAATGATTGACAGAAAGATCGGCGATAAGCCCATCAACTTTGAAGTCACCATAG GTTACTATGGAAACGAGATGGATGGAGCTGCCAGGCCAAAAACGAAGGgtaagaagggaggaggagacggtggCGAAGAGGAAACCGAACTGATCCACAACTCCAGTGAGGAGGAGACGGATGAGGACGGGGACTTGACCTCGGTGGCAACTACTCCTCCCATGAAGCCCGTCATCACTGACCG AAACTACTTCCACCTACCGTATTTTGAGAGGAAGCCGTGTGTCTACATAAAAAGCTGGTGGCAAGACCAGAGACGGAGGCTGTTCAATGCCAACATCATAGACAACGTCGCAGATAAACTG GAGGATGGACTGAATGATGTGCAGGAGATCATCAAGACAGAGAAGACGTATCCCGAGCGCAGACTGAGAGGCGTCCTCGAGGAACTCAGCCACGGTTGCAG TCAGTTTCTCTCGCTGGCAAACCAGGATCAGAATCTGTCCGGCAGAACCAAACTTGACAGGGAGAGACTGAAGCTGTGCATGTCAGAAGTG GAGAGCATCGGCCAGCAAGCCAAAGCCATgagaacccaggtgaagaaaAGCACAGTGAGAGATAAAATCAAGCTGGCTCAGAACTTCCTCACACGGCTGCGCTTCCTGGCTGACGAA CCTCAACACAGCGTTCCTGACGTCTTCATATGGATGATAAGTAATGGGAAACGCATCGCCTATGCACGTGTCCCCTCCAAAGACATCCTTTATTCTGCTATACGGGAGGAGACGGGAAAGGACTGTGGCAAAGTTAAGACAATCTTTCTGAGG ATCCCTGGAAAGAAAGGCTTCGGGCCTGCTGGCTGGACGGTCCAGTCCAAGATAGAGATCTATCTGTGGCTGGGCCTGACTCGACAGCGCAAGGACTACCTGAGAGGTCTGCCCAACGGATTTGAGGAAAACAAGTTGTCCAAAGGACCCGGCATGCCGTGCTCACCTCCCATCAGCCTCACCTACATGA TGAAGCAGATCTTCCAGCTGAGGGTCCACATGTACCAAGCTCGCAGCCTGTTTGCCGCTGACAGCACAGGTCTGTCTGATCCCTTTGCAAGAGTCTTCTTCTCGACTCAAAGCCAGGTCACGGAG ATTCTGGCTGAGACTCTGTGCCCGACGTGGGACCAGCTGCTGGTCTTTGAGAACGTGGAGTTGTTCGGAGAGGCCACGGAGCTGAGAGACGACCCTCCTATTATTGTCATTGAAATCTATGATCAAGACACAGTG GGTAAAGCTGAGTTCATGGGCAGAACCTTTGCCAAGCCTGTGGTCAAGATGGCGGACGAGCACTATGGTCCGCCACGCTTCCCTCCTCAACTGGAGTACTATCAGATCTACCGCGGGAACTGCACCGCCGGAGAAATGCTGGCAGCCTTTGAACTGCTGCAG ATTGGCCCTAACGGGAAAGCGGACCTGCCTCCCATAGACGGCCCCACAGACGTGGACCGCGGCCCGATCCTGCCGGTGCCACTGGGGATCCGACCCGTGCTCAGCAAATACAGAATTGAG GTGCTGTTCTGGGGCTTAAGGGACCTGAAGAGGGTGAATCTGGCCCAGGTGGATCGGCCTCGTGTGGACATTGAATGTGCCGGAAAGGGAGTGCAGTCAGCCCTCATCCCCAATTacaagaaaaacccaaacttCAGCACCCTTGTCAAGTGGTTTGAAGTG GATTTGCCTGAGAACGAGTTGCTTCATCCGCCGCTGAACATCCGGGTGGTGGACTGCAGGGCCTTCGGCCGCTACACTTTGGTTGGTTCCATCGCGGTCCCCAGCCTGCGCAAGTTCATCTACAGGGCCACAGACAAGCAGGCCAATAACTTTTCTACTACCG GGGAAATAATAGTGGTCGGCCTGGAGCCTGAGCCTGGTTTTAAGAAGATGGACACTGTGGTCAAACTAGACTCG GGCTCTGATGCCGTGGTCAAGGTTGAG gatgATGACAAGGATggaaaggggaagaagaagaagaggaagaagggggatgagattgaagaggaggaaCTTGACGAGAGCATGTTGGACTGGTGGTCCAAATATTTTGCCTCCATTGAAACTTTGACAGAG GCTCTCAAGGCTCAAGAAGCTGCTCTCTCAGATTCGGAGGACAGAGATGACATGGACATTGCAGACGGCGGAG AGATCAAACCCGATGACTCTCCTGTGAAAGGCCCCaagagaggaaaagggaagaaggacaagaagaagcACACAATTGATCCGTTTGAGAAGAAAAAGCCCAAGCTGGATGAGTTGAAG GTGTACTCGAAAGAACTAGAGAGCGAGTATGACAACTTTGAAGACTGGCTCCACAGCTTTAACCTGTTCAGAGGAAAAGGTGGTGATGAAGACGACCAAAACGTCACCGATGAGGACAGAATTGTTGGAAAATTCAAA GGCTCCCTGTGCATGTACAAAGTGTCGGATGAAATGCAGAGAGACGTGAGCTTCGAGTCCACCATGGGAATGTTTCAGAACATTCCTCACAACGATCCCATTAATGTCCTCGTCCGCATCTACGTTATCAGG GCAACTGATCTGCATCCAGCTGACATTAATGGAAAAGCTGATCCATACATTGCAATCAAACTGGGAAAGACAGAGATCAAAGACAAAGAGAACTACATCTCAAAACAACTGAACCCCTTGTTTGGCAA ATCGTTTGACGTGGAGGCCACGTTCCCGATGGATTCCACACTCACTGTGTCGATATATGACTGGGACCTGGTGGGCACCGACGATCTGATCGGAGAAACGAAACTTGACCTGGAGAACCGTTActacagcaaacacagagccaCGTGTGGCATCACATGTAACTACGCCAT CCACGGCTACAACGTGTGGCGGGACCCGATGAAGCCAACACAAATCCTGGCTAAGCTTTGTAAGGAGGGCAAACTGGATGGGCCTCACTACGGCCCTGGAGGAAGAGTGAAGGTGGAAAACCGCGTCTTCATGGCGCCGACTGAGATAGAGGACGATAACG GTTTGAAGAGGCAGACGGATGAACATCTGGCTCTGACCGTCCTGAAGCACTGGGAGGAAATCCCACGGGTCGGCTGCAAACTGGTCCCGGAGCATGTGGAGACCAGACCCCTGCTCCACCCTGACAAACCGGGCATTGAACAA GGGAGGATTGAGATGTGGGTGGATATGTTTCCTAAGGACATGActgcccccggcccccctctggaTATCTCACCAAGGAAACCAAAGAA GTTTGAACTGCGAGTGATCATCTGGAACACAGATGAGGTCGTTCTGGAGGACGATGACATCTTCACTGGCGAGAAGTCAAGTGACATATTTGTCCGAGG CTGGTTGAAGGGGCAGCAGGAGGACAAGCAGGACACCGACGTCCACTACCACTCCATCACCGGGGAGGGCAACTTCAACTGGCGCTTCGTCTACCCCTTCGACTACCTCATGGCGGAAGAGAAGATCGTCATCTCCAAGAAAGAGTCCATGTTTGCCTGGGACGAGACCGAATACAAGATTCCAGCTCGTCTTAATCTGCAAGTGTGGGACGCCGACCATTTCTCAGCGGATGACTTCTTAG GCGCAATCGAGTTGGACCTCAACCGTTTTCCTCGTGGTGCAAAGTCGGCCAAGCAGTGCTCCATAGAGATGGTGACCAATGAAGGAGAGATGCCCACGGTCTCCATCTTCAAGCAGAAGAGGATCAAAGGCTGGTGGCCGTTTGTGGCCAGAAACGAAGATGACGAGTTTGAACTCACA GGAAAAGTGGAAGCAGAGCTGCACCTCCTGACAGGAGaggaggccgagagaagccCGGTTGGGGAAGGACGCAATGAACCAGAGCCGCTGGAGAAACCCAA CCGCCCGGATATCGCCCTCCTCTGGTTCCTCATCCCTTTCAAAGCTGCAAAAAACCTGATTTGTAACCAGTACAGGTGGCTGACCATCAAGATCGTcactgctctcctgctgctggccATCTTGGCTCTTTTCCTCTACAACATGCCTGGTTACATGGTGAAGAAGATGTTGGGGGCTTGA